From Symphalangus syndactylus isolate Jambi chromosome X, NHGRI_mSymSyn1-v2.1_pri, whole genome shotgun sequence, the proteins below share one genomic window:
- the EDA2R gene encoding tumor necrosis factor receptor superfamily member 27 isoform X6, with protein sequence MSTGTNGDGVSPANSVVLDRSYPRCLPVELSGGRCTHSAPSGGHTCCTGGLLQFEDDKTAKEESLFPVPPSKETSPESQVSWAPGRLAQWFSLDSVPIPQQQQGA encoded by the exons ATGAGTACTGGGACCAATGGGGACGGTGTGTCACCTGCCAACAGTGTGGTCCTGGACAGGAGCTATCCAAG GTGCCTTCCAGTTGAGCTTAGTGGAGGCAGATGCACCCACAGTGCCCCCTCAGGAGGCCACACTTGTTGCACTG GAGGTTTGCTGCAGTTTGAGGATGATAAAACAGCAAAGGAGGAATCTCTCTTCCCCGTGCCACCCAGCAAGGAGACCAGTCCTGAGTCCCAA GTCTCTTGGGCTCCCGGCAGGCTTGCCCAGTGGTTCTCTCTGGACTCTGTTCCTATACCACAACAGCAGCAGGGGGCCTGA
- the EDA2R gene encoding tumor necrosis factor receptor superfamily member 27 isoform X5 encodes MGTVCHLPTVWSWTGAIQGAFQLSLVEADAPTVPPQEATLVALVSSLLVVFTLAFLGLFFLYCKQFFNRHCQRGGLLQFEDDKTAKEESLFPVPPSKETSPESQVSWAPGRLAQWFSLDSVPIPQQQQGA; translated from the exons ATGGGGACGGTGTGTCACCTGCCAACAGTGTGGTCCTGGACAGGAGCTATCCAAG GTGCCTTCCAGTTGAGCTTAGTGGAGGCAGATGCACCCACAGTGCCCCCTCAGGAGGCCACACTTGTTGCACTGGTGAGCAGCCTGCTAGTGGTGTTTACCCTGGCCTTCCTGGGGCTCTTCTTCCTCTACTGCAAGCAGTTCTTCAACAGACATTGCCAGCGTG GAGGTTTGCTGCAGTTTGAGGATGATAAAACAGCAAAGGAGGAATCTCTCTTCCCCGTGCCACCCAGCAAGGAGACCAGTCCTGAGTCCCAA GTCTCTTGGGCTCCCGGCAGGCTTGCCCAGTGGTTCTCTCTGGACTCTGTTCCTATACCACAACAGCAGCAGGGGGCCTGA
- the EDA2R gene encoding tumor necrosis factor receptor superfamily member 27 isoform X4, producing the protein MGTVCHLPTVWSWTGAIQGAFQLSLVEADAPTVPPQEATLVALVSSLLVVFTLAFLGLFFLYCKQFFNRHCQRVAGGLLQFEDDKTAKEESLFPVPPSKETSPESQVSWAPGRLAQWFSLDSVPIPQQQQGA; encoded by the exons ATGGGGACGGTGTGTCACCTGCCAACAGTGTGGTCCTGGACAGGAGCTATCCAAG GTGCCTTCCAGTTGAGCTTAGTGGAGGCAGATGCACCCACAGTGCCCCCTCAGGAGGCCACACTTGTTGCACTGGTGAGCAGCCTGCTAGTGGTGTTTACCCTGGCCTTCCTGGGGCTCTTCTTCCTCTACTGCAAGCAGTTCTTCAACAGACATTGCCAGCGTG TTGCAGGAGGTTTGCTGCAGTTTGAGGATGATAAAACAGCAAAGGAGGAATCTCTCTTCCCCGTGCCACCCAGCAAGGAGACCAGTCCTGAGTCCCAA GTCTCTTGGGCTCCCGGCAGGCTTGCCCAGTGGTTCTCTCTGGACTCTGTTCCTATACCACAACAGCAGCAGGGGGCCTGA
- the EDA2R gene encoding tumor necrosis factor receptor superfamily member 27 isoform X1 produces the protein MDCQENEYWDQWGRCVTCQQCGPGQELSKDCGYGEGGDAYCTACPPRRYKSSWGHHRCQSCITCAVINRVQKVNCTATSNAVCGDCLPRFYRKTRIGGLQDQECIPCTKQTPTSEVQCAFQLSLVEADAPTVPPQEATLVALVSSLLVVFTLAFLGLFFLYCKQFFNRHCQREKLIIFPDPVPGSLNLIPEFAGGLLQFEDDKTAKEESLFPVPPSKETSPESQVSESIFQTQPLNPILEDDCSSTSGFPTQESFTMASCASESHSHWVHSPIECTELDLQKFSSSASYTGAETLGGNTVESTGDRLELNVPFEVPSP, from the exons ATGGATTGCCAAGAAAATGAGTACTGGGACCAATGGGGACGGTGTGTCACCTGCCAACAGTGTGGTCCTGGACAGGAGCTATCCAAG GATTGCGGTTATGGAGAGGGTGGAGATGCCTACTGCACAGCCTGCCCTCCTCGCAGGTACAAAAGCAGCTGGGGCCACCACAGATGTCAGAGTTGCATCACCTGTGCTGTCATCAATCGTGTTCAGAAGGTCAACTGCACAGCTACCTCTAATGCTGTCTGTGGGGACTGTTTGCCCAG GTTCTACCGAAAGACACGCATTGGAGGCCTGCAGGACCAAGAGTGCATCCCATGCACGAAGCAGACCCCCACCTCTGAGGTTCAAT GTGCCTTCCAGTTGAGCTTAGTGGAGGCAGATGCACCCACAGTGCCCCCTCAGGAGGCCACACTTGTTGCACTGGTGAGCAGCCTGCTAGTGGTGTTTACCCTGGCCTTCCTGGGGCTCTTCTTCCTCTACTGCAAGCAGTTCTTCAACAGACATTGCCAGCGTG agaaATTGATTATTTTCCCTGATCCAGTACCAGGTAGCCTCAATCTGATACCAGAAT TTGCAGGAGGTTTGCTGCAGTTTGAGGATGATAAAACAGCAAAGGAGGAATCTCTCTTCCCCGTGCCACCCAGCAAGGAGACCAGTCCTGAGTCCCAAGTGAGTGAGAGCATCTTTCAGACCCAGCCACTTAACCCTATCCTCGAGGACGACTGCAGCTCGACTAGTGGCTTCCCCACACAGGAGTCCTTTACCATGGCCTCCTGCGCCTCAGAGAGCCACTCCCATTGGGTCCACAGCCCCATCGAATGCACAGAGCTGGACCTGCAAAAGTTTTCCAGCTCTGCCTCCTATACTGGAGCTGAGACCTTGGGGGGAAACACAGTCGAAAGCACTGGAGACAGGCTGGAGCTCAATGTGCCCTTTGAAGTTCCCAGCCCTTAA
- the EDA2R gene encoding tumor necrosis factor receptor superfamily member 27 isoform X3, translating to MDCQENEYWDQWGRCVTCQQCGPGQELSKDCGYGEGGDAYCTACPPRRYKSSWGHHRCQSCITCAVINRVQKVNCTATSNAVCGDCLPRFYRKTRIGGLQDQECIPCTKQTPTSEVQCAFQLSLVEADAPTVPPQEATLVALVSSLLVVFTLAFLGLFFLYCKQFFNRHCQRGGLLQFEDDKTAKEESLFPVPPSKETSPESQVSESIFQTQPLNPILEDDCSSTSGFPTQESFTMASCASESHSHWVHSPIECTELDLQKFSSSASYTGAETLGGNTVESTGDRLELNVPFEVPSP from the exons ATGGATTGCCAAGAAAATGAGTACTGGGACCAATGGGGACGGTGTGTCACCTGCCAACAGTGTGGTCCTGGACAGGAGCTATCCAAG GATTGCGGTTATGGAGAGGGTGGAGATGCCTACTGCACAGCCTGCCCTCCTCGCAGGTACAAAAGCAGCTGGGGCCACCACAGATGTCAGAGTTGCATCACCTGTGCTGTCATCAATCGTGTTCAGAAGGTCAACTGCACAGCTACCTCTAATGCTGTCTGTGGGGACTGTTTGCCCAG GTTCTACCGAAAGACACGCATTGGAGGCCTGCAGGACCAAGAGTGCATCCCATGCACGAAGCAGACCCCCACCTCTGAGGTTCAAT GTGCCTTCCAGTTGAGCTTAGTGGAGGCAGATGCACCCACAGTGCCCCCTCAGGAGGCCACACTTGTTGCACTGGTGAGCAGCCTGCTAGTGGTGTTTACCCTGGCCTTCCTGGGGCTCTTCTTCCTCTACTGCAAGCAGTTCTTCAACAGACATTGCCAGCGTG GAGGTTTGCTGCAGTTTGAGGATGATAAAACAGCAAAGGAGGAATCTCTCTTCCCCGTGCCACCCAGCAAGGAGACCAGTCCTGAGTCCCAAGTGAGTGAGAGCATCTTTCAGACCCAGCCACTTAACCCTATCCTCGAGGACGACTGCAGCTCGACTAGTGGCTTCCCCACACAGGAGTCCTTTACCATGGCCTCCTGCGCCTCAGAGAGCCACTCCCATTGGGTCCACAGCCCCATCGAATGCACAGAGCTGGACCTGCAAAAGTTTTCCAGCTCTGCCTCCTATACTGGAGCTGAGACCTTGGGGGGAAACACAGTCGAAAGCACTGGAGACAGGCTGGAGCTCAATGTGCCCTTTGAAGTTCCCAGCCCTTAA
- the EDA2R gene encoding tumor necrosis factor receptor superfamily member 27 isoform X2 yields the protein MDCQENEYWDQWGRCVTCQQCGPGQELSKDCGYGEGGDAYCTACPPRRYKSSWGHHRCQSCITCAVINRVQKVNCTATSNAVCGDCLPRFYRKTRIGGLQDQECIPCTKQTPTSEVQCAFQLSLVEADAPTVPPQEATLVALVSSLLVVFTLAFLGLFFLYCKQFFNRHCQRVAGGLLQFEDDKTAKEESLFPVPPSKETSPESQVSESIFQTQPLNPILEDDCSSTSGFPTQESFTMASCASESHSHWVHSPIECTELDLQKFSSSASYTGAETLGGNTVESTGDRLELNVPFEVPSP from the exons ATGGATTGCCAAGAAAATGAGTACTGGGACCAATGGGGACGGTGTGTCACCTGCCAACAGTGTGGTCCTGGACAGGAGCTATCCAAG GATTGCGGTTATGGAGAGGGTGGAGATGCCTACTGCACAGCCTGCCCTCCTCGCAGGTACAAAAGCAGCTGGGGCCACCACAGATGTCAGAGTTGCATCACCTGTGCTGTCATCAATCGTGTTCAGAAGGTCAACTGCACAGCTACCTCTAATGCTGTCTGTGGGGACTGTTTGCCCAG GTTCTACCGAAAGACACGCATTGGAGGCCTGCAGGACCAAGAGTGCATCCCATGCACGAAGCAGACCCCCACCTCTGAGGTTCAAT GTGCCTTCCAGTTGAGCTTAGTGGAGGCAGATGCACCCACAGTGCCCCCTCAGGAGGCCACACTTGTTGCACTGGTGAGCAGCCTGCTAGTGGTGTTTACCCTGGCCTTCCTGGGGCTCTTCTTCCTCTACTGCAAGCAGTTCTTCAACAGACATTGCCAGCGTG TTGCAGGAGGTTTGCTGCAGTTTGAGGATGATAAAACAGCAAAGGAGGAATCTCTCTTCCCCGTGCCACCCAGCAAGGAGACCAGTCCTGAGTCCCAAGTGAGTGAGAGCATCTTTCAGACCCAGCCACTTAACCCTATCCTCGAGGACGACTGCAGCTCGACTAGTGGCTTCCCCACACAGGAGTCCTTTACCATGGCCTCCTGCGCCTCAGAGAGCCACTCCCATTGGGTCCACAGCCCCATCGAATGCACAGAGCTGGACCTGCAAAAGTTTTCCAGCTCTGCCTCCTATACTGGAGCTGAGACCTTGGGGGGAAACACAGTCGAAAGCACTGGAGACAGGCTGGAGCTCAATGTGCCCTTTGAAGTTCCCAGCCCTTAA